From Synoicihabitans lomoniglobus, the proteins below share one genomic window:
- a CDS encoding class II fructose-bisphosphate aldolase: MIVTTAQLFKHAYGKYAVGAYNINNAEQAMGLFKGAIDSKAPFIIQISKGARKYTDKRMLEAIIRAASEIFPEAIFAVHLDHGDEETCYDCIDSGFFSSVMIDASHDPFDENVAITKRVVDRAHAKGISVEAELGMLGGVEEDIAVDEGNACLTEPAEAEEFVKLTGCDSLACAIGTSHGAFKFKGRQSLHFDVLDQIKERLPNFPLVMHGSSSVPQDEVARINAAGGKIAGSMGVDVNEYLPAAKKGVTKINIDTDGRLVWTRVHREFFQANPEQFDFRPPGKIFIEEYAKFIASRNELLGSAGQLEDLRASL, encoded by the coding sequence ATGATCGTAACTACCGCTCAGCTCTTTAAGCACGCCTACGGCAAATACGCCGTCGGAGCTTATAACATCAACAACGCCGAACAGGCGATGGGTCTCTTCAAGGGCGCCATCGACTCCAAGGCTCCGTTCATCATCCAGATTTCCAAGGGCGCTCGGAAATACACCGACAAGCGCATGCTTGAGGCGATTATCCGCGCGGCATCCGAGATCTTCCCCGAGGCCATCTTCGCGGTTCACCTCGATCACGGTGACGAAGAGACCTGCTACGACTGCATCGATTCCGGCTTTTTCAGCTCGGTCATGATCGACGCGTCCCACGACCCGTTCGACGAGAACGTCGCCATCACCAAGCGCGTGGTTGACCGCGCCCACGCCAAGGGCATCTCCGTCGAGGCCGAGCTCGGTATGCTCGGCGGCGTCGAAGAGGACATCGCCGTCGATGAAGGCAATGCCTGCTTGACCGAACCGGCCGAGGCCGAGGAGTTCGTCAAGCTCACCGGTTGCGACTCCCTCGCCTGCGCCATCGGCACCAGCCACGGCGCCTTCAAGTTCAAGGGCCGCCAATCGCTGCACTTCGATGTGCTCGACCAGATTAAAGAGCGTCTCCCTAACTTCCCGCTCGTCATGCACGGTTCCTCCTCGGTTCCCCAGGACGAAGTCGCCCGCATCAACGCCGCCGGCGGCAAGATTGCCGGCTCCATGGGCGTCGACGTGAACGAGTATCTCCCCGCCGCCAAGAAGGGCGTCACCAAGATCAACATCGATACCGACGGCCGCCTCGTCTGGACCCGCGTTCACCGCGAGTTCTTCCAGGCCAACCCCGAGCAGTTCGATTTCCGTCCCCCCGGGAAAATCTTCATCGAAGAATACGCGAAGTTCATTGCCAGCCGCAACGAGCTCCTCGGTTCCGCGGGTCAGCTCGAAGACCTGCGCGCCTCGCTCTAA
- a CDS encoding peptidase MA family metallohydrolase, which translates to MRLLSRLLFWVCCTGLAGCLTSPLLAQTASTADYDQAWNMYRQGGYDEALAITAVGRLVDEANEDWWRLEGEILFTLGRYHEAYNLLGEGITINPDSLWLMLQRREVGHYVASSIIEAPLSQSDIVRAINMAAAYRGSAAMQDSDFLAAVSHGAILAGVEPKVVLDNFLRPAQENPDPSRDAFLVAGQLALDKQDAALASRTFRAGLEHYPDDPDLEAGLAAAFQNTDTTQFLQHTGQALAINPRHIPSQLLLAQHFIDAEDEAAAEAALDQILGLNPRHPEAHALRAAMATIADNPEMASIHRDLALANWSDNPRVDFLIGQKLSRKYRFAEAAAAQRRALVLDPLYQPSRIQLAQDLLRLGREDEGWALAAMVHAEDGYNIEAFNLTTLHDRIEGFTTVENAHFRIRMAAEEAAVYGQRALALLEDARTRLSARYGIELEERTTVEIYPDPADFAVRTFGMPGIGGYLGVCFGSVFTVNSPTSSQANWEAVLWHEFTHVITLTLTRNRMPRWLSEGISVYEELERSPGWGQRMSVDYHDRIVNGRMQSLGRMSAAFLEARTGEDTMFAYYQSYLVVEFLAEHYGFAPIRALLRDLAAGMPINDSLETHFAALSELEPAFVNFARARADALAPDYDLALPQQEQSGMIAQIMGSSPRLPFAPDNIPQLLRAQQTKLDQEKWADVRDALEPIAAAGVYLPQPFNVHALLATAYAGLGEKDQERETLETIVHHEAGAVSAITKLLRIAREDQDWAAVARWSDAWLAVNPMAATPWRARYSSHRELGDTAIAIAAGETLLRLDPPDRAAIHFGVAELLHQNADLDAARRHTLQALEEAPRFRAAYDLLATLPSTSSQP; encoded by the coding sequence TTGCGTCTCCTTTCCCGTCTGCTCTTTTGGGTCTGCTGCACGGGCCTCGCTGGATGCCTCACCTCTCCCCTGCTCGCGCAGACCGCCTCCACGGCCGACTACGACCAAGCGTGGAACATGTATCGCCAAGGCGGCTACGATGAAGCCCTCGCCATCACCGCCGTCGGACGGTTGGTCGACGAAGCCAACGAGGACTGGTGGCGCCTTGAGGGCGAGATCCTGTTCACGCTCGGGCGTTACCACGAGGCCTACAATTTGCTCGGCGAGGGCATCACCATCAACCCCGACAGTCTGTGGCTCATGCTGCAACGACGTGAGGTCGGCCACTACGTGGCCAGCTCGATCATCGAAGCGCCCCTGTCCCAAAGCGACATCGTGCGGGCCATCAATATGGCCGCCGCCTACCGCGGGTCGGCCGCCATGCAGGATTCCGACTTCCTCGCCGCAGTCTCCCACGGTGCGATTCTCGCCGGCGTCGAGCCCAAGGTCGTCCTCGATAATTTCCTCCGCCCCGCGCAGGAAAATCCCGACCCGTCGCGCGACGCCTTTCTGGTCGCCGGACAACTCGCGCTCGACAAGCAGGATGCCGCGCTCGCCTCGCGCACGTTCCGCGCCGGCCTCGAACACTACCCCGACGATCCCGACCTGGAGGCCGGCCTCGCCGCCGCGTTCCAGAATACCGACACCACCCAATTCCTGCAGCACACCGGCCAGGCGCTCGCCATCAACCCGCGCCACATTCCGTCCCAGCTCCTGCTCGCCCAACACTTCATCGATGCCGAAGACGAGGCCGCCGCCGAGGCCGCGCTCGATCAAATCCTCGGCCTGAACCCGCGCCACCCGGAAGCCCACGCCCTGCGCGCCGCCATGGCGACTATCGCCGACAATCCGGAGATGGCATCCATCCATCGGGACCTCGCCCTCGCCAATTGGTCGGACAATCCACGCGTCGATTTTCTCATCGGCCAAAAGCTTTCGCGGAAGTATCGGTTCGCCGAAGCCGCCGCCGCCCAACGCCGCGCGCTCGTGCTCGACCCGTTGTATCAACCGTCCCGCATCCAACTCGCTCAGGACCTGCTGCGGCTCGGTCGGGAAGACGAAGGCTGGGCGCTGGCGGCGATGGTCCACGCCGAGGACGGCTACAACATCGAAGCCTTCAATCTCACCACGCTCCACGATCGTATCGAAGGATTCACGACGGTCGAAAATGCCCACTTTCGCATTCGCATGGCGGCCGAAGAAGCCGCCGTCTACGGCCAACGTGCCCTCGCGCTGTTGGAAGACGCACGCACGCGGCTCTCCGCCCGTTACGGCATCGAGTTGGAGGAGCGCACCACCGTGGAAATTTATCCCGACCCGGCCGACTTTGCCGTGCGCACCTTCGGCATGCCCGGCATCGGTGGCTACCTCGGCGTTTGTTTTGGATCAGTGTTTACGGTCAATAGTCCCACGTCGTCGCAGGCCAATTGGGAAGCCGTGCTCTGGCATGAATTCACCCACGTCATCACGCTGACCCTCACGCGCAACCGCATGCCGCGATGGCTCAGCGAAGGCATTTCCGTCTACGAAGAGTTGGAGCGTTCGCCCGGTTGGGGGCAGCGCATGTCGGTCGATTACCACGACCGCATCGTCAACGGTCGCATGCAATCCTTGGGCCGCATGAGCGCCGCCTTCCTCGAAGCGCGCACCGGCGAGGATACGATGTTCGCCTACTACCAATCCTATCTCGTGGTCGAGTTTTTGGCCGAGCACTACGGCTTCGCCCCCATTCGCGCGCTGCTGCGCGACCTGGCGGCGGGCATGCCCATCAACGATTCGCTCGAAACGCACTTCGCGGCGTTGTCCGAGCTCGAACCGGCCTTTGTCAACTTCGCCCGCGCGCGCGCTGATGCCCTCGCCCCGGACTACGATTTGGCCCTGCCCCAACAGGAACAAAGCGGCATGATCGCTCAGATCATGGGTTCGTCTCCGCGCCTCCCGTTCGCGCCCGACAACATTCCGCAGTTGCTGCGCGCGCAACAGACCAAACTCGACCAGGAAAAATGGGCCGACGTGCGCGACGCCCTGGAACCCATCGCGGCCGCCGGCGTTTACTTGCCGCAACCGTTCAATGTGCACGCGCTGCTGGCCACGGCTTACGCCGGTCTCGGGGAAAAAGACCAGGAGCGCGAAACCCTCGAAACCATTGTGCACCATGAAGCCGGGGCCGTGAGCGCGATCACGAAGCTGTTGCGCATCGCCCGCGAGGATCAGGATTGGGCCGCGGTGGCGCGATGGAGCGACGCCTGGCTCGCCGTGAACCCCATGGCCGCCACGCCGTGGCGCGCCCGCTACTCCTCGCACCGCGAACTGGGTGACACCGCCATCGCCATTGCCGCCGGTGAAACCTTGCTGCGCCTCGATCCGCCAGACCGCGCCGCCATCCATTTCGGCGTCGCGGAACTTTTGCACCAAAACGCCGATCTCGACGCCGCCCGACGTCACACGCTGCAGGCATTGGAAGAAGCACCGCGCTTCCGGGCGGCCTATGATCTGCTCGCCACTTTGCCATCGACCTCCTCGCAACCATGA
- a CDS encoding DUF4159 domain-containing protein, whose translation MNVTRYQRLLRLVLGCALFATAVFAQRNRGRGQSQDRRDVPEWTAEPGFEQDVFSFARLRYESWGGGGGGWGGWGGRGQGRWATDAPDADLNLMYRLQQMTALRVNPDVTYIDIEPEALRHYPFVYIVEAGYMMLRDEQATALRNHLLNGGFLMVDDFWGASEWDNFQHEFSKVFPDRELVELTVDHPIFHVVFDLQEIPQIPAINFFRPGGPTDQGGNGPARFWSVFDDDGRMMAIICHNTDLGDGWEREGEDPTYFREFAEKHAYPMAINIIYYAMTH comes from the coding sequence ATGAACGTCACCCGCTATCAACGGCTCCTCCGGCTGGTGCTCGGATGCGCTCTGTTTGCCACCGCGGTTTTCGCCCAACGCAACCGCGGTCGTGGTCAGTCGCAGGATCGTCGCGACGTGCCGGAATGGACCGCCGAACCCGGCTTTGAACAGGACGTATTTTCCTTCGCCCGTCTCCGCTACGAAAGTTGGGGCGGTGGCGGTGGTGGCTGGGGAGGTTGGGGCGGCCGGGGTCAAGGCCGTTGGGCCACCGACGCCCCCGATGCCGACCTCAACCTCATGTATCGGTTGCAGCAGATGACCGCGCTGCGCGTGAACCCCGACGTCACCTACATCGATATCGAACCGGAGGCGCTGCGCCATTACCCCTTCGTCTACATCGTCGAGGCCGGCTACATGATGTTGCGCGATGAACAAGCGACGGCCCTGCGCAATCATCTGCTCAACGGCGGCTTCCTGATGGTCGATGATTTTTGGGGTGCCAGTGAATGGGACAACTTCCAACACGAGTTCAGCAAAGTGTTTCCCGATCGCGAACTCGTGGAACTCACGGTGGATCACCCGATCTTTCACGTCGTCTTCGATCTGCAGGAAATCCCGCAGATTCCCGCCATCAATTTTTTCCGTCCCGGCGGCCCCACCGATCAAGGAGGCAACGGCCCCGCGCGCTTCTGGTCGGTCTTCGACGACGACGGTCGCATGATGGCGATTATTTGCCACAACACCGACCTCGGCGACGGCTGGGAACGCGAGGGCGAAGACCCGACTTACTTCCGCGAATTCGCCGAGAAACACGCCTATCCCATGGCCATCAATATCATCTACTACGCGATGACGCACTGA
- a CDS encoding AAA family ATPase, translating into MSFPENAPPPLPDEPLDDESAFAALQAGRDRVRRELDKVIVGQADVIEQLMVALLAGGHCLLTGAPGLAKTLLVKSVSQAFDLSFQRIQFTPDLMPADITGTEILTDSTEGRRLAFVPGPVFTNILLADEINRTPPKTQAALLEAMQEHQVTAAGVRHTLSEPFFVLATQNPVEMEGTYPLPEAQLDRFLFNVLIDYLPEADEIEVVSRTTSGKPAAVEPVFSAAEAVAFQSLARNIPIASDNIRYAVQLATASRPKREGAPEFVNQWINWGAGTRAGQALVIGAKARALWQGRTHATADDIRALAAPVLRHRLLLNYRAEADGVTVEDVIAKLITHVKAP; encoded by the coding sequence ATGTCCTTTCCCGAAAACGCTCCTCCTCCCCTGCCCGACGAACCACTTGATGACGAATCGGCCTTCGCTGCCCTGCAAGCCGGCCGTGATCGGGTGCGCCGCGAACTGGACAAAGTCATCGTGGGCCAGGCTGATGTCATCGAACAGCTCATGGTCGCCCTGTTGGCGGGCGGACACTGTCTGCTCACCGGCGCGCCCGGCCTCGCCAAAACCCTGTTGGTCAAATCGGTGTCGCAGGCGTTTGATCTTTCCTTCCAACGCATCCAATTCACGCCCGATCTCATGCCGGCCGACATCACCGGCACCGAGATCCTGACCGATTCCACCGAAGGCCGCCGTCTCGCCTTCGTGCCCGGTCCGGTGTTCACCAACATTCTGCTGGCCGACGAAATCAACCGCACACCACCCAAAACTCAGGCTGCGCTACTCGAAGCCATGCAGGAGCATCAGGTCACGGCCGCCGGCGTGCGCCACACGCTCTCCGAACCGTTCTTCGTGCTCGCCACGCAGAACCCGGTGGAGATGGAGGGCACCTATCCCCTGCCCGAGGCGCAGCTCGATCGGTTCCTCTTCAATGTGCTCATCGACTACTTACCGGAAGCCGACGAAATCGAAGTCGTTTCCCGCACCACCTCCGGCAAACCCGCTGCCGTGGAGCCGGTTTTTTCCGCCGCCGAAGCCGTCGCGTTCCAATCCCTCGCGCGCAACATTCCCATCGCTTCCGACAACATCCGTTACGCCGTGCAACTCGCCACCGCGTCGCGCCCCAAACGTGAGGGAGCTCCGGAGTTCGTGAATCAATGGATCAACTGGGGCGCCGGCACCCGCGCGGGCCAGGCCCTCGTGATCGGCGCCAAAGCCCGCGCCCTCTGGCAAGGTCGCACTCACGCCACCGCCGACGACATTCGCGCCTTGGCCGCCCCGGTGCTCCGCCATCGTCTGCTGCTCAATTACCGCGCCGAAGCCGATGGCGTCACGGTCGAGGACGTCATCGCCAAACTCATCACCCACGTCAAAGCCCCGTAG
- a CDS encoding DUF58 domain-containing protein — MPAPAHLDPAALLAISDLELRARTVMEGLRSGLHRSPFSGFSAEFTEYRQYSPGDDLRYLDWKAYARTDRFYLKKFEEETNLRCLLLLDTSRSMDFGSRGYTKLTYARTLAATLASFLHGQRDLIGAALFDQTVHHAVAPRWRPGHLQHLYALLGRESPGRTTAMGVALQEALRLCRKRTLIVLLSDFLSPLDEWSESFAELAAAGHDVRVLQVLDPAERTLDFGQAAIWQDLENDTELYVDPAQARAAYLEKFSAHNTAVRQLLHEHGVPLHVIDTAQPLDEALRAFLQNQPRRASRVARRRASA, encoded by the coding sequence ATGCCCGCTCCCGCTCACCTCGATCCTGCCGCCTTGCTCGCGATCTCCGATCTCGAGCTGCGCGCCCGCACGGTCATGGAGGGCTTGCGCAGCGGCTTGCACCGCAGTCCGTTCTCCGGCTTTTCCGCGGAGTTTACCGAGTATCGCCAATACAGCCCTGGCGACGACCTGCGCTATCTGGATTGGAAAGCCTATGCGCGCACCGACCGTTTCTACCTCAAGAAATTCGAGGAAGAAACCAATCTGCGTTGTCTCCTCTTGCTGGATACAAGTCGCTCGATGGACTTCGGTTCGCGCGGTTACACGAAGTTGACTTACGCCCGCACGCTCGCCGCCACGCTCGCCAGTTTTCTCCACGGTCAACGCGACTTGATCGGTGCCGCTTTGTTCGATCAAACCGTCCACCACGCCGTCGCGCCGCGGTGGCGCCCGGGCCACCTGCAACATCTCTATGCGCTACTCGGACGCGAATCCCCCGGCCGCACCACCGCGATGGGCGTGGCTTTGCAGGAAGCATTGCGACTTTGCCGCAAACGCACGCTGATCGTGCTGTTGTCCGACTTCCTTTCCCCGCTGGACGAGTGGTCGGAATCCTTCGCCGAACTCGCCGCCGCCGGCCACGATGTGCGCGTGCTCCAGGTGCTCGATCCCGCCGAACGCACGCTCGATTTTGGCCAAGCCGCCATTTGGCAGGATCTGGAAAACGATACCGAGCTTTACGTCGACCCCGCCCAAGCCCGCGCCGCCTACCTTGAAAAATTCAGCGCCCACAACACGGCGGTGCGCCAACTCCTGCATGAACATGGCGTGCCGTTGCATGTGATCGACACCGCGCAACCACTCGACGAAGCACTGCGTGCCTTTCTCCAAAATCAACCGCGCCGCGCCAGCCGCGTCGCCCGTCGGAGGGCGTCGGCATGA
- a CDS encoding vWA domain-containing protein, with translation MSLLSPWFLAGLALLVGPIIAHLIRRATRDRVPFSALRFLSPSAPRLDRRSRIQHPLLLILRCLIVALLALAFARPYFNAESPVTPSTRAPRHVVIVLDDSASMQREDLWTRARHEIETLTTDLQAADILSLIVAGDRATDAVDADTWVQTAPSDRIGLVGSALTARATAGWSAFHLDDAIRRALDRIQDRAAVEGTIIAEPEIVIVSDFANGTQVAGLAGLPWPSGLTVRLASIRAAASANIGLQWLGWGTDLGAGAPARIRITATENVPTTSVQLSLRAADGGDFAPPPTTHVIPRGGAITVLVPVPATAPEALQLELTGDAVTFDNQLWIVRPQARELPIVVSREPSTVDSRDALFYVASAVRGWRDPVPELTTTWPTPLPSGQSPAVLRIIDSPLSPTELRATREQIEDGAYALILLRDDDLVATAATLLNEPGWTALPPSPSARPDTLLGQIDFRHPLFAPFADPAFSDFSRVRFWSRQKLALPADSAAVVVARFEDNTPAVTESMVGQGRVITWASGWTPTESQWVLSSKFVPWLQSLGERAAGGPLLAGVGELDRLDRLGANQFITTPGVHTIEGADGNQCLIAVNVPATESDVAPLDLDIFAQLGVPLEQAAPDISAAEKAEQQAAESAYLAESRQKVWRWLLLLVAGLLIIESLLSLRLARRQPKPAAAT, from the coding sequence ATGAGTCTCCTGTCTCCTTGGTTTCTGGCCGGTCTGGCCCTCTTGGTCGGCCCCATCATTGCGCATCTCATCCGGCGCGCCACCCGCGACCGCGTGCCGTTCAGCGCTCTGCGTTTTCTCAGCCCGTCGGCGCCGCGCTTGGATCGCCGCAGTCGCATCCAACATCCGCTGTTACTCATCCTGCGCTGCCTCATCGTGGCGTTGCTCGCCCTCGCATTTGCCCGGCCATATTTTAACGCGGAGTCACCCGTTACACCGTCCACCCGCGCTCCACGTCACGTGGTGATCGTGCTCGACGACAGCGCGAGTATGCAGCGGGAGGATTTGTGGACCCGAGCCCGCCACGAAATCGAAACCCTCACCACCGATCTGCAAGCGGCCGACATCCTTTCCTTGATCGTGGCGGGAGACCGCGCGACCGACGCCGTCGACGCCGACACGTGGGTGCAAACCGCGCCGTCCGATCGCATCGGACTGGTCGGGTCCGCGCTCACCGCGCGTGCCACCGCGGGTTGGTCGGCGTTTCATTTGGACGACGCCATTCGCCGCGCTCTCGACCGCATTCAGGATCGGGCGGCCGTCGAAGGCACGATCATCGCCGAGCCCGAAATCGTCATCGTGAGTGACTTCGCCAACGGCACCCAGGTCGCCGGCTTGGCCGGACTCCCATGGCCGTCGGGACTCACCGTGCGTCTGGCGTCCATCCGCGCCGCCGCTTCCGCCAACATCGGACTTCAATGGCTCGGCTGGGGCACCGACCTCGGGGCCGGTGCGCCGGCCCGTATTCGTATCACGGCGACGGAAAACGTGCCGACCACCTCGGTGCAACTTTCCCTGCGGGCAGCCGACGGCGGCGACTTCGCCCCGCCGCCCACCACCCATGTCATCCCGCGCGGAGGCGCGATCACCGTGCTTGTGCCCGTTCCCGCGACGGCTCCCGAGGCCTTGCAACTCGAACTGACCGGCGATGCGGTGACCTTTGACAATCAACTATGGATCGTGCGTCCCCAAGCGCGCGAGTTGCCCATCGTGGTCTCGCGAGAACCGAGCACCGTCGACTCCCGTGATGCGCTGTTCTACGTCGCCAGCGCCGTGCGCGGTTGGCGCGATCCCGTGCCGGAATTAACGACCACATGGCCGACTCCTCTTCCATCCGGTCAGTCGCCAGCCGTCTTGCGTATCATCGATTCCCCCCTCAGCCCGACGGAACTTCGCGCCACTCGTGAACAGATCGAAGACGGCGCCTACGCACTGATACTTTTGCGCGATGACGACCTTGTCGCGACGGCGGCGACTCTGCTGAACGAACCCGGTTGGACCGCCCTTCCACCGTCCCCCAGCGCCCGGCCCGACACGTTGCTGGGCCAAATCGATTTCAGGCATCCGTTGTTTGCCCCGTTCGCCGATCCTGCGTTCAGCGACTTCAGCCGCGTTCGATTTTGGTCACGCCAAAAGCTCGCGCTTCCGGCCGATTCGGCCGCGGTCGTCGTTGCGCGCTTTGAGGACAATACACCTGCGGTAACGGAGAGTATGGTCGGACAAGGACGTGTCATCACGTGGGCCAGCGGCTGGACGCCCACCGAAAGCCAATGGGTATTGTCGTCCAAATTCGTGCCATGGCTGCAGTCACTCGGCGAACGCGCCGCCGGCGGACCGTTGCTCGCCGGCGTTGGTGAACTGGATCGTTTGGACCGTCTCGGCGCCAATCAATTCATCACGACGCCCGGAGTCCACACCATCGAGGGCGCCGATGGCAACCAATGCCTGATCGCCGTGAATGTTCCAGCGACGGAAAGTGACGTCGCTCCACTCGATCTTGATATTTTCGCCCAGCTGGGCGTGCCGCTGGAGCAAGCCGCCCCGGACATCTCCGCGGCGGAGAAAGCGGAACAACAGGCGGCGGAATCCGCCTACCTCGCGGAGTCCCGCCAAAAGGTCTGGCGCTGGTTGCTGCTCCTTGTGGCCGGCCTGCTCATCATTGAGAGCCTGCTGTCGCTGCGACTCGCTCGCCGTCAACCGAAACCCGCCGCCGCCACCTGA